In the Deferribacter desulfuricans SSM1 genome, AAACATACACTTTTTACTTCTTTTAAAGAACTAATTGATATATCAGGCAAAATATAGTAGTTACCACAATTTCTAACATACTCTATACTACTACAACATGATATATCTATCCCCCCCTCTCTTAATGCTTTGTTTAAAATAGAAGGGTAAGATTTGATAAACCTAAATTCTTCAAAATTTTTCTTTTTTAAGTTGTAAAAAATTGGGTAAACATTTGCATATTCTATCTCACCAATAATAAGCATATTAAACCACCAAAAATTTTATTCCTATTATGATTAAAACTACCCCACCAAGTATTTCCATCTTATCACCAAAAAATTTTCTTGATAAACTTCCAAAATAAACACCAAAGATAGAAAAAACAGCACAAACAATTCCGATTATTAGTGATGATAAAAATATATTATTGTTTCCTACTGCTAATGTAAGTCCAACACCTAATGCATCCAAACTAGTAGCAATTGATAAATAAACCAAAGAAAAACCTCTGGTTGGATCTGATGCATAACAGTGGTCACCCTCATCTTTTATACCATCTTTTACCATCTTATAACCTATAAAAAAAAGAATAACTGCGGCAAAATAGTTTAATCCAGCAACATAATTCTTTAATACTGTTCCAATATAA is a window encoding:
- a CDS encoding manganese efflux pump MntP, translating into MNYIEVFAIAFALSMDAFSVSFGVGCKFNTLRHYFRLAFHFGLFQFMMPLIGAYIGTVLKNYVAGLNYFAAVILFFIGYKMVKDGIKDEGDHCYASDPTRGFSLVYLSIATSLDALGVGLTLAVGNNNIFLSSLIIGIVCAVFSIFGVYFGSLSRKFFGDKMEILGGVVLIIIGIKFLVV